GCTCGTGAGGCCGCCCTCGACACGGTCCCAGAACTCCTGGTAGCTCTCCGCGTCGCCCGTGGGGTCCGTGTGCTTGAAGGCATCCGTCATCTCCTCGAGCGTCAGGCTCTTGAACAGCTCCGACGCCGGGATACCCACGGTCTTGGCAACCGCCTCGTAGGCGACGTCGTTCACGGTCCCCTCGAAGCTCCCGAAGAAGGTCTCCCGGAACTCCTTGCGAGGCAGGACCTGCATGCCCTCCCCGTAGTCGTTCCCGGCGAGGATGATCTCGGCCGTGCGGATGGTCCTGCCGAGGTCGCTGGCATAGACCTTGTCGAACCTGACGCCAGACAGACGCTGAGCCGCCTCACGGGCGACGGCCTCGCCATCCTCGGTGAGGGGTGCGTCGCACCATCCCTGCATCTTCTGATACTTGTTCAGGATCGTCTTCCCGTGCCTCATCAGATAGATCGTCACGCTGGTACCCATGGCACCTCCGTTTGCTCCGGTTTGCCCTTGATGGTATCGGACTCAGGCGACACGGCCTTGCACCTGCGGGGCTACCAGGAGGCGCCCCGCAGGTGACGGACTTGGCCCTGCCGCTCTCACGACGACGTACGTAGGACCTTGTCCTACTTGTTCAGGTACTTCCGCATCATGGCGAGGTGACGACGGACCTGCTCGACCGTATCCGGGGCGGTGTGGTTCTCGCACTCGGAGACGATGTAGCCCTCGTAGTCAGAGTCTGCGACGACCGGCAGGATCTGCTCATAGGGAATCGAGGCCTCGTGGAGGTCCTCATACATGTAATGGAACTTGCCGTGCATGTGGAAGCAGTAGGGCATGATCTCCTTGAGGCCCTCGAGCTCCTTGTTGCAGTCCTTGCGGAACTGCACGAAGCCATACATCCCCTGGAGTGCGGAGAGGCAGGCGGCATTCGCACCCTCCTTGACGAGGCGATCGTTCGCCTCCTCGAGGGAAACGCCGTCGAGGCGCATCTGCTTGGCCTCCTCGAGCTGCTCCACGGGGGTACCCGCTGCGAGCGCCTCGTCCCATGCCGGCTTGTTGGGCTTGGTCGCGAAGAGACCGAAGTCGGGCACGAACCCGATGTAGTGGGAGCCTGACTTCTCGATCGCCTCACGATAGGCAAGGATGGCGGGCGTGTAGGGGGTCTCGGGGTTATGGATCTCGATGCCCACCTTGACGTTGTACTCCTCCGCATAGGGAGCGAGCCTGGCGAGGGCGTCGGCACTCAGGAGGTACTGCTCGCGCATGACCTTGCAGCCCATCTTGTTGGCCTGGATGACGTCGTTGATGGCCATGGCGAGCATCTCGTCCTCGGTGAGGTTCCTGTCGCCACGAAGCCCACGGTCCATGTTCGCCGAGTAGCACACAGGCTCGATGTCGTAGTGACGGCACATGGCGGTGATCTCACCGAGGAACTTGTCGCTCACGTAGGGATAGGACGGAATCATCTGGGTGGCGACGATCTCGAAGCCCTCGGCGCCAGCCTCCTTGGCATGACGGATGCAGTCCTCGAGGTCGAACTCGCCCGTGCACCACTGCCTCGTGTAGCAAAAGAGGGTTATTCCAAGCTTGATGTTACTCATTTGTCACCGTCTCCTCATGCTCCATGACGAGCGTCTTCTTGTCGCAGCCATCGACGGGCATATAGTCCGTGTCACTGATGGGCATGTACGGGGAATGGAACATCAGCTTGAGGTCGAACTCATGCTCGCCATCACTGATGCTGCCGGGCTGGATGACCTTGATGGTCGCAGGGTCCGTGACGCACCAGAACTCGCTCACGAGGTCATGGAGCTGGCTGATGCCGAACTCCTTGCCGTTGAGGCAGAACATGATCCTCTCGTTGTCGACCACCTTGCCGTCGACCTTGAGCTCGAACTCGTCGATGACGGAGAGGAAGTGACCACGGTAATAGCTCAGGCGGATGTCGAACTGGTACCCCGCCTTCTTGCCGTCCAGGTAGAAGTGCCTCAGGGTGCCATCACGGAGGACATCCGTGAAGTTGATCCTCATTGCATATGCCATACGTTGCCCCTTTCTTGGGTAAGCTGGCCTAGGCCCGGTTCTCCGGACCTAGGCCAGGTGCCATTAGAACTTGATCTCCTTGTTCTCGCGCGCAGACTGGTAGATCGCATCCAGGATCTGCGTGACCGCGAGGGCCTCCTCCGGCTTGACCAGAGGCTCGGTGTCATTGGCAACGGCCTCGAGCCACTGGCGACAGTCGATGCATCCCTCGTCACCACTGCCGCCACCAAAGTAGGCGACGCCACCGACCGGGGAGAGCTTCTCCTCCATGAGCTGGCCGTTGCGACCACGGTTATAGATGAGCTCGTTCTTGTCGTAGCTCATGCCCGAATGGATCTCCGCACCCGCAGCCGTGCCGCAGAGCGTCGTCGAGGCCTCGCGGGACTCGAGGATGTTGAGCGCCCAGCTGGCCTCCAGGCCGATCGTGGCACCGTTCTTCATCTTGATGAAGCCCATGGCGGAGTCCTCGACCTCGTAGGTCTTGGGATCCCAGGGCCCGAAGAGGTTGCCCTCGGTCGCCTGCTGGAGGCCGCCGAGCTTGTAGAACACGGAACCCGTCACGGAGTCGATGTCATAGTTGCCCATGCACCAGAGGGTGATGTCGAGCGCGTGGGTACCGATGTCGATGAGGGGGCCACCGCCCTGCTGGGCCTTGTCCATGAAGACGCCCCAGGTAGGAACTCCCCTACGACGCACGGCATGGGCCTTGGCATAGTAGATGTCACCGAGGTCGCCCGCCACGCAGGAGGCGTGGAGGTTCTGCACCTCCGGACGGAAGCGGTTCTGGTACCCGATGGTGAACTGCTTGCCTGACTTCTTCCAGGCGTCCACCATCTTCTGCGCCTCGACGGGGCTGTTGGACATCGGCTTCTCGCAGTACACGTCCTTGGCCGCCTCGAAGGCAGCGATCGTGATCTCGCTGTGGGCCACGTTGGGGGTGCAGACGTGTACCACGTCGATCGAGGGGTCGCTCAGCAGCTCGTGATAGTCCGTGTAGACCTTCGCGCCGGCGGTGCCGAAGTCCTCTGCCGCCTTCTTGGCACGCTCCTCCACGATGTCGCAGAACGCGACCACCTCGCAGAGGTCCTCGTTCTTCTGGAGGGCGGGAAGATGCTTCGAGTTGGCGATTCCACCACAACCGATGATTCCGACCTTGATCTTAGCCATTCTTTGACGCTCCTTTCACCTGTCTCGTTGACGTGTCCGAGGAGGCCATCACCTTGACGACCTCCGAGCAACCTGACCTAGAAGAGGATCGCCTTGCCCGTAGCGGCAGACTCACGCGCCGCCTCCATGACAGAGAGCACCCTTCTGACCTCGGGTATCTTGATAAGGGACTCTTCCTTGCCGTTGAGCACCCCGTTGACGTTGCGATAGAAGTCGAGCCAGTCCGTCTCCACGAAGGGGAGTGGCTCGGTGACGATTCCTCCGGGAGGGACCGGGGCGAACTGACGCGTGGGACCGGCCTCGGTCTCGGTGATCTGGGGAGGGAGCTTCTCGAGGAGCTTCCCCGTGCGGTAGATCGAGCCGTCGCAGGCGAAGTTGTCGATGACCATGGTCCCCTTGTCACCGCCCACGAGCCACCTCGGCTGATACTTGAGGATGTAGGTCGACAGCTCGATATGGGCCGTGACGCCGTTGTCCATCTTGAGCAGGATCTTGAAGTAGTCATCCACCTCCTCATGCAGGACGTTCTTGATGTCTGCATAGAGCGAGGTGATCTTGGCGTCGGGCATCATGAACAGGATCTGGTCGATGAGGTGGACACCCCAGTCGTAGATCATGCCGCCACCGTACTTCTTATAGAGGTGCCACTCGTGCATGTAGCCGTTGCCAGAGTGGAGCTTGGACTCGATGGTGAAGATGTTGCCGAGGAGATGCTCGTCATAGGCCTTCTTGACGATCAGCATGTCCTTGTCCCAGCGACGGTTCTGGTGCGAGGTGAAGAAGACGCCGGCCTTCTCGCAGGCCGCGCTCATCTCGTCGAGCTCCGCGACGCTCATGGCGGCGGGCTTCTCGGTGATGACGTTCTTGCCAGCAGCGGCGGCCTTCAGGCACATGGGGCAGTGCAGGTAGTTGGGAACGGTCAGGATGACGGTGTTGACCTCGGGATCGGCAAGGAGCTCGTCGGCCGTCTCGTACACCTTGATGCCTGCCTCGGTGGCCTCGTGGCGACGCTCCTCGTTGATGTCGCACGCCGCCGTGATGATGACACCGGCGCGGGGCGCGTTCTCGGCGTGCCACTTTCCCATGCCGCCGTATCCGATGATGCCTAGTTTGATATCCATGCTCCGACCCTTCTCCTATTAGCCGATAACGTGGTGTCCTAGCGGACGAAGTTCCTGAGGTAGGCAGTGCTCTGCACGACTGCACGCTTGGCGCTCTCGAGGCTGCCCTCGAAGGCCTTGTCCTCGACCTCGATGCAGGTGTAGCCGTCGTAGCGGATGTCCGTGAGGGCCGAGACGAACTTGCCCCAGTCGACGTCGCCAAGGCCGGGGATCTTCGGCGACATGAACTCGAGCGGCGTGGCCATGATGCCGACGTCCTCGAGCGCGGCCTGGGAGACCTTGATGTCCTTGAAGTGGACCTGGAAGATCTTGTCCTTGAACTCGTACAGGGGCTTGATGTAGTCGATCTGCTGCCACACGAAGTGGGAGGGGTCGTAGTTGATGCCGAGGTTGTCATAGGGAAGGGCCTCGAACACACGACGCCAGTTGGCAGGGGACGTCATGAGGTTCTGGCCACCGGGCCACTCGTCCTCCGTGAAGAGCATCGGGCAGTTCTCGATGGCGACACGGACGCCCTTGCTCTTGGCATAGTCGAGGATGGGAGGCCATACCTCCTTGACGACCTCGAGGTTCTCCGAGACGGTCTCATCCGGGATGCGCCCGATGAACGTCGTGATCATGTTGACGTCGAGAAGCGCGGCCGCATCGATCAGCTTGTAGAGATGAGCGATGTATGATGCACGCTTCTCGAGGTCAGGGTCAAGGGTGTTGGGATAGTACGCGAGCGCAGAGATCTCGACGCCCCTCGCCTTGCAGTAGGCCGTGATCTCCCGTGCCCGGTCCCTCGTGAGGTTCCCGACGTCGATGTGGCTGACGCCGGCGTAGCGACGCGCGGCACCTCCCTGCGGCCAGCACGCGACCTCGAGGCACTCGAGACCCGTCTCGGAGGCGAAGTCGACGACCTCCTTGAAGTCCATCCCGTCGCAGATCGATGTGATCAATCCCAGCTTCATGTCGTCCTCCAAATCGCAGCCGTCCTTGCTTTGCGATTTAGAGATTACCGGGCACCGCCCTGCCGCACATCACGGCCCACGACGACTTTGATAGCTAATAATGACTGGATTAGCAGGGGCAGAAAGGGATTGTCATTATTCGTCTGACGTTTTTTGATCTCCTTGCGCCAACGCCCCGGAACGGCCAGAGACACCTTCCCGAGCACGGGGAGGATCCCGGCAGAGCGGTCAGTCGTCAGGCAGCAGGCTCACGAAGGCGATCTCGTTCGCCGCAAGCTCCACGTCGAGGACGAGCTCGCCTTGGGTGGCCTCGATGCTTCTGACCGTCAGCCTTGGCTCGCAACGATTGCTCAGGCTTTGGATGTCCTCACGCGAGATGGCAGTGCCATACTCCATGCCCTGCCACATGTCGAGGATCGAACCGTCCTGCTGGCTGATGCCATAGACCTTGGCCTTGTAGGATGTGCTCCGCATGCCTTGGAGACGAATCGTGACATGACAGGGCGTCTCCTCAGAGAAGTAGCGCCCCAGGGAACCTCGGTCCAGCTCGTCCTCCTCGACGGAGAAGTAGTTGTAGCCGAGTGACATGCAGTTCTGGCACACGATGCCAAAACGGTCCTTCCCGTCGGTAGTGGCCAGCCAGTGCTCCCCCCTGCCGACGTACCGGGAGAGGAGTCTGTGGAGGAAGACGAAGGCGTAGGCGGCGGGCTTCAGTATCCCGTCCTTCGTGAGGAGCCCACATCCGCCGAAGAGGATGTCGGAGGCATCGTAGGACTCCGAGATGAGGTCGGTGGCCGAGAAGTGGGCGACCGCATCGGCCATGCCATAGGTATCGATGTAGTTCTTGATAATGTACGCGCCATCGAAGCAGGTGTCGTTGAGCACGTTCCTGTCCGAGATCGTGATGTTCCATTCCGTGACATAGATCGGGACATCCTCGAGGCCCAAGGCCTCGAGGCTACGTCTCATGTTGGCAAGCCCGAGGCGGAGGAAGTCGAGGCTCGTGTCCCTCCTCGTCAGCCAACGGCCATCGACGAGGACGGCGTCATAACCGTAGCTGTAGACGGAGATGAAGTCGGGGAAGACCCCACCCGAACCCCTCTCCTCCGAGAACTCCCGGAGGAACGTCAGCGCCACCGTCGAGCTCGGGTCAGCAGCAGACGAGGATGTGTGCAGGCCGCACCCGCCCAGCATGACACCGGGGACATGCTTCTTGATGATTCGGTACGTCGAGGAGAAGAGCTTGCGATAGGCACTACGACAGGCGGGGTCATCGAAGCTGTTGTCATCGAACCAGAGCTCGAACTTCCACTGCTCGACCTCGTCAGGCTGATAGCGATGGCAGAGGTGGCGCATGAAGGCATCGATGACCTGCTCCCAGGTCTCGAGGTCCTGGGAGATTCCCGAGTCATCGAAGACGAGTGGGTCGTCGATGCCCCTCAAGATCCGTCGGGGCTTCGACGAGAGGTCTATGAAGGGCTTGGCCCCGATCTTGAGCAGGAAGTCGAGGACGTTGTCGAGGCGCGAGAAGTTGAAGGATTCTCCCGGGCGGCCGAGGTCAAGCAGCATCTCACGTGAGAATGGCGTCCAGAGGCGCACGTACTTGAATCCGACCTTCTCCTTGAGCACCGCGACATGACGCTGCACCTCGGAACTCAGGAGGTCCTCTGCGGAGCCCACATTGATGACCTCGCTCCAGGGCGTCCGGAGCGGTTCCGTCGTCGTGACGTCCACGGCGGCCTCCTCGAGGGACGCTCCTGCGGAGGCGACGTCACCAGGGACGTCGTGGTAGGCATATCGTTCGAGACGGCTTTCCATGCGGCTCTCGTCCGCAGCGACGTCCCTCTCCCTCTTGCTCGAGGCCTTTCTCTGCATCTCGGACGGGGTCTCGTGGTACTCCTCCTTGAAGGACTTGTTGAAGGAGGTCGTACTCGAGAAGCCGTTGTCATGGGCGACCCTCGTGATGGGCTCTGAGGTGCTGAGGAGGTCGTCGACCGCATGGAGGAGCCGCACCTTGGTCAGATATGAGTTGAAGGTCATGCCATAGTGCCGCTTGAACACGCGCGAGAGATACCCTACCGAGAGGCCCAAAGTCCCAGCTGCCTCCTTGAGGCTGATGGGTTGGTCGAAGTTCGACATGATGTAGCCGTCGATCGCCTTGATGCGATCGTCGCGCTTGCCGGTCGAGGCGTCATGGTCGAGGTCCTTGGAGCGGAAGAGGTAGTTCGCGCAGAGGTAGTCGGCGATGTGGTAGCAGAGCGAGAGGGACATGAGGCTCTCGGCATGGCAATGCCCACTGAGGTATTGGGCCAGAAGGGACTTGAGCAGGGACCGAAGCCCCTCATATGACGGGTCGTCCACCTCGGTGGAATCACAGATGAAGAGGAGGTCATAGTCATTGAAGACGTCGCGTACGATCTCATAGCCAATGGTCAGCCTCACGTAGAGCGCATCATCGGCCGCGACCAGCTCGTGGGGCTTGTTGACGTTGACGAGGAAGACATCCTGCGGGCACAGCTTGGTCTCCTGCCCATTGACGGTGACCTCGACGGTGCCCTCAAGGACATACATGAGCTCGAGGGCCCGGTGGAAGTGAAGCGCCTCCCTGCCATCGCCGAGGACCTCCAGGACGAACCCGTCCTTACCCAAACTGAGAGACATGCCCACCTCCTGATGCCCTTCTCGGCCGGCCGCACAAGACCAGCGACCGGACGACCATGTTGCTCATCATGATACCCGTCTCGTTCCCCGCTCCTGCAAACGGAAGCGGGGCCGGATCCCCGGCCCCGCTCGAGTAGCACCTAGTTCAGGATGACCCATCTGACGCGACGGAAGCGTTTTGCCAGCAGGTGCCCTGGCAACCTCAGCCTGCAGTTACATTCTGGGAATGGGCGTTCATAATCTCGTAGAGACGGTCATCGTGGCCCGTCCGTGTTTCGGACTTGGTATCAAACACCATGGTCACATGGTTGTCGGATGTGTACGGGTCCCACGCCAACCCATCAATTGACGGATTCCCAGTAGTAGCGAATGCGGCGAGAGCCGATGACTCCGTGGCAGCAATTGTCCGAGCATTGTCCTCGTCGCCCCTGATTAAATACTGGGCAGCATCAACCGAATTGAACATGTAGGGCACGTCACTTGTGTGCCCCATCGTGATACCGCCAAAAGCCGGCATACGATACGCATTCACATAGTTATAGACGGACAAGCCCGCCTTGTTCATGAGCGTAATGAAACCAGAGTCTGGCTTGACGGCCTGATAGCGTGAAACTATGGTGCCACATCCCGATATCCACAATGATTCAGCTAGCTGGTGGTCCGGATACGCCTTCTGATACTCGGTGACGAACTCATCCGCATCGTCACCATAGAGTTCGTTCAGTGCAGACCTTGCATCATCATCGGATACGTCAGGAAGGTATGAGTTCGGGACCGTTTGGGGTGAGGAGCGGCAATAGGCAGACATGTTACCGTTGAACTCGGAGAACGTATTGCCGATGAGCCAGATACGTTGGGCGGCATACTGATTGACAGCACCGGTTTTGACATCGACGAGGGGAGATTCGAAGGTCCCGGTACCATAATGGGTCTCCCATGAGCAACCCGCCGCAGTCGCTGCAGACAGAA
This genomic stretch from Atopobiaceae bacterium harbors:
- a CDS encoding Gfo/Idh/MocA family oxidoreductase — translated: MDIKLGIIGYGGMGKWHAENAPRAGVIITAACDINEERRHEATEAGIKVYETADELLADPEVNTVILTVPNYLHCPMCLKAAAAGKNVITEKPAAMSVAELDEMSAACEKAGVFFTSHQNRRWDKDMLIVKKAYDEHLLGNIFTIESKLHSGNGYMHEWHLYKKYGGGMIYDWGVHLIDQILFMMPDAKITSLYADIKNVLHEEVDDYFKILLKMDNGVTAHIELSTYILKYQPRWLVGGDKGTMVIDNFACDGSIYRTGKLLEKLPPQITETEAGPTRQFAPVPPGGIVTEPLPFVETDWLDFYRNVNGVLNGKEESLIKIPEVRRVLSVMEAARESAATGKAILF
- a CDS encoding sugar phosphate isomerase/epimerase, which encodes MKLGLITSICDGMDFKEVVDFASETGLECLEVACWPQGGAARRYAGVSHIDVGNLTRDRAREITAYCKARGVEISALAYYPNTLDPDLEKRASYIAHLYKLIDAAALLDVNMITTFIGRIPDETVSENLEVVKEVWPPILDYAKSKGVRVAIENCPMLFTEDEWPGGQNLMTSPANWRRVFEALPYDNLGINYDPSHFVWQQIDYIKPLYEFKDKIFQVHFKDIKVSQAALEDVGIMATPLEFMSPKIPGLGDVDWGKFVSALTDIRYDGYTCIEVEDKAFEGSLESAKRAVVQSTAYLRNFVR
- a CDS encoding sugar phosphate isomerase/epimerase, translated to MSNIKLGITLFCYTRQWCTGEFDLEDCIRHAKEAGAEGFEIVATQMIPSYPYVSDKFLGEITAMCRHYDIEPVCYSANMDRGLRGDRNLTEDEMLAMAINDVIQANKMGCKVMREQYLLSADALARLAPYAEEYNVKVGIEIHNPETPYTPAILAYREAIEKSGSHYIGFVPDFGLFATKPNKPAWDEALAAGTPVEQLEEAKQMRLDGVSLEEANDRLVKEGANAACLSALQGMYGFVQFRKDCNKELEGLKEIMPYCFHMHGKFHYMYEDLHEASIPYEQILPVVADSDYEGYIVSECENHTAPDTVEQVRRHLAMMRKYLNK
- a CDS encoding DUF6379 domain-containing protein, with product MAYAMRINFTDVLRDGTLRHFYLDGKKAGYQFDIRLSYYRGHFLSVIDEFELKVDGKVVDNERIMFCLNGKEFGISQLHDLVSEFWCVTDPATIKVIQPGSISDGEHEFDLKLMFHSPYMPISDTDYMPVDGCDKKTLVMEHEETVTNE
- a CDS encoding Gfo/Idh/MocA family oxidoreductase; its protein translation is MAKIKVGIIGCGGIANSKHLPALQKNEDLCEVVAFCDIVEERAKKAAEDFGTAGAKVYTDYHELLSDPSIDVVHVCTPNVAHSEITIAAFEAAKDVYCEKPMSNSPVEAQKMVDAWKKSGKQFTIGYQNRFRPEVQNLHASCVAGDLGDIYYAKAHAVRRRGVPTWGVFMDKAQQGGGPLIDIGTHALDITLWCMGNYDIDSVTGSVFYKLGGLQQATEGNLFGPWDPKTYEVEDSAMGFIKMKNGATIGLEASWALNILESREASTTLCGTAAGAEIHSGMSYDKNELIYNRGRNGQLMEEKLSPVGGVAYFGGGSGDEGCIDCRQWLEAVANDTEPLVKPEEALAVTQILDAIYQSARENKEIKF
- a CDS encoding helix-turn-helix domain-containing protein, producing MSLSLGKDGFVLEVLGDGREALHFHRALELMYVLEGTVEVTVNGQETKLCPQDVFLVNVNKPHELVAADDALYVRLTIGYEIVRDVFNDYDLLFICDSTEVDDPSYEGLRSLLKSLLAQYLSGHCHAESLMSLSLCYHIADYLCANYLFRSKDLDHDASTGKRDDRIKAIDGYIMSNFDQPISLKEAAGTLGLSVGYLSRVFKRHYGMTFNSYLTKVRLLHAVDDLLSTSEPITRVAHDNGFSSTTSFNKSFKEEYHETPSEMQRKASSKRERDVAADESRMESRLERYAYHDVPGDVASAGASLEEAAVDVTTTEPLRTPWSEVINVGSAEDLLSSEVQRHVAVLKEKVGFKYVRLWTPFSREMLLDLGRPGESFNFSRLDNVLDFLLKIGAKPFIDLSSKPRRILRGIDDPLVFDDSGISQDLETWEQVIDAFMRHLCHRYQPDEVEQWKFELWFDDNSFDDPACRSAYRKLFSSTYRIIKKHVPGVMLGGCGLHTSSSAADPSSTVALTFLREFSEERGSGGVFPDFISVYSYGYDAVLVDGRWLTRRDTSLDFLRLGLANMRRSLEALGLEDVPIYVTEWNITISDRNVLNDTCFDGAYIIKNYIDTYGMADAVAHFSATDLISESYDASDILFGGCGLLTKDGILKPAAYAFVFLHRLLSRYVGRGEHWLATTDGKDRFGIVCQNCMSLGYNYFSVEEDELDRGSLGRYFSEETPCHVTIRLQGMRSTSYKAKVYGISQQDGSILDMWQGMEYGTAISREDIQSLSNRCEPRLTVRSIEATQGELVLDVELAANEIAFVSLLPDD
- a CDS encoding histidine phosphatase family protein, whose amino-acid sequence is MGTSVTIYLMRHGKTILNKYQKMQGWCDAPLTEDGEAVAREAAQRLSGVRFDKVYASDLGRTIRTAEIILAGNDYGEGMQVLPRKEFRETFFGSFEGTVNDVAYEAVAKTVGIPASELFKSLTLEEMTDAFKHTDPTGDAESYQEFWDRVEGGLTSVVNDESLPDQANLLIVTHGNTIRHIVHTIDPTINVFQEINNAGVTSLGYEDGTFSVRTFNE